From a region of the Thermus caldilimi genome:
- the lptC gene encoding LPS export ABC transporter periplasmic protein LptC → MGCLRLGLLGSAVGAVLLWALAQEVFRPEVELVRKDKRVVAWVSEEEGSLFYADYGDLLVGELQALSPERVQVGDQAFFRDAGSTVEEGLKVGERVEVAYNPDWEQEGHPYLMRLRRAGEGKGDRYLRLVLFDPKGVEVRLGEEVEARGPLAVVERGGVEELFLSGGEARYLEEEGRLELRPAPGKVALAQGQVRVEGQRLRYQNDTGEALLEGPLEVRREGEKPLSGKAGSLRYFLDEDRIWLLGGVELTQGRRTTKAERALLREKEGYAFLYGKVESRDERGVVRGERVRYALKTGEVVVLGGVAGEFRGD, encoded by the coding sequence GGAGGTTTTCCGCCCCGAGGTGGAGCTGGTCCGCAAGGACAAGCGAGTGGTGGCCTGGGTGAGCGAGGAGGAGGGAAGCCTCTTCTACGCGGACTACGGGGACCTCTTGGTGGGGGAGCTGCAGGCCCTTTCCCCCGAGAGGGTCCAGGTGGGAGATCAGGCTTTTTTCAGGGATGCGGGGAGCACGGTGGAGGAGGGGCTGAAGGTGGGGGAAAGGGTGGAGGTGGCCTATAACCCCGATTGGGAACAGGAGGGGCATCCCTACCTGATGCGTTTGCGAAGGGCTGGAGAAGGGAAAGGGGACCGCTACCTCCGCCTCGTCCTCTTTGACCCCAAGGGGGTGGAGGTGCGCCTGGGGGAGGAGGTGGAGGCCAGGGGGCCCCTGGCGGTGGTGGAGCGGGGTGGGGTGGAGGAGCTCTTCCTCTCCGGGGGAGAGGCCCGGTACCTGGAGGAAGAAGGCCGGCTGGAGCTAAGGCCGGCCCCCGGAAAGGTGGCGCTGGCCCAGGGGCAGGTGCGGGTGGAGGGGCAGAGGCTCCGTTACCAAAACGATACCGGGGAGGCCCTATTGGAGGGTCCTCTGGAAGTGCGCCGGGAAGGGGAAAAGCCCCTTTCGGGCAAGGCGGGCTCCTTGCGCTATTTTCTGGACGAGGACCGGATCTGGCTTCTCGGAGGGGTGGAGCTTACCCAGGGCAGGCGCACCACCAAGGCTGAGCGGGCGCTTCTCAGGGAAAAGGAAGGGTACGCCTTCCTGTATGGGAAGGTGGAAAGCCGGGACGAAAGGGGTGTGGTGCGGGGGGAGCGGGTGCGCTACGCCCTGAAGACCGGGGAAGTGGTGGTCCTGGGTGGGGTGGCCGGGGAGTTCCGCGGCGACTAG
- a CDS encoding ABC transporter ATP-binding protein, whose translation MAKALVLKDITKRFPLVLANDHISLDLNWGEVLALVGENGAGKSTLMKIVYGLQPPDKGEMWVDGKPYRPKSPLDAIAHGIGMVHQHFMLVEPFTVLENLVLGLEPGSPLYLNLDEARKRATALMEELGFQVPLDERIENLPVGLQQRVEILKALYRQATILILDEPTAVLTPQEAEELFRFLRAYVAKGNAAIFISHKLKEVLSVSDRVTVIRDGKVVGTVKTGETSLEELARMMVGREVVLRVEKGPAKPGEVVLEVEGLEAAPRLKGVSFQVRSGEIVGIAGVEGNGQTELVEALAGLRKYRGTVRYLGHPLPHLALKVREAGVSHIPEDRLARGLVLDFSVRENAILGDQHRRPFRGFLGFLDGEAVETHARRLVEDFDVRPRSTELSARRFSGGNQQKIVVGRELLRDPRLLIAAQPTRGVDVGAIEFIHQRLVEARDRGLAVLLVSADLSEVISLSDRILVMYEGRIVGELTPEEAKEERLGLLMAGVPA comes from the coding sequence ATCGCAAAGGCCCTGGTGCTCAAGGACATCACCAAGCGCTTCCCCCTGGTCCTGGCCAACGACCACATCAGCCTGGACCTGAACTGGGGCGAGGTCTTGGCCCTGGTGGGGGAAAACGGGGCGGGGAAGTCCACCCTGATGAAGATCGTCTACGGCCTGCAGCCGCCGGACAAAGGGGAGATGTGGGTGGACGGCAAGCCCTACCGGCCCAAGAGCCCCCTGGACGCCATCGCCCACGGCATCGGCATGGTCCACCAGCACTTCATGCTGGTGGAGCCCTTCACCGTGCTGGAGAACCTGGTCCTGGGCCTCGAGCCGGGAAGCCCTCTATACCTCAATCTGGACGAGGCTAGGAAGCGGGCCACCGCCCTCATGGAGGAGCTGGGCTTCCAGGTACCCCTGGACGAGCGCATCGAGAACCTTCCCGTGGGCTTGCAGCAGCGGGTGGAGATCCTCAAAGCCCTCTACCGCCAGGCCACAATCCTCATCCTGGACGAACCCACCGCCGTTCTAACCCCCCAGGAGGCGGAGGAGCTTTTCCGCTTCCTCAGGGCCTATGTGGCCAAGGGAAACGCCGCCATCTTCATCAGCCACAAGCTGAAGGAGGTGCTTTCCGTATCCGACCGGGTCACGGTGATCCGGGACGGGAAGGTGGTGGGCACGGTAAAGACCGGGGAGACCTCCCTGGAGGAGCTGGCTCGGATGATGGTGGGAAGGGAGGTGGTCCTAAGGGTAGAAAAAGGGCCTGCCAAGCCGGGCGAGGTGGTGCTGGAGGTGGAGGGCCTCGAGGCCGCCCCCAGGCTCAAGGGGGTGAGCTTCCAGGTGCGCTCCGGGGAGATCGTGGGCATCGCCGGGGTGGAAGGGAACGGCCAGACCGAGCTGGTGGAGGCCCTGGCGGGCCTGCGCAAGTACCGGGGAACGGTGCGCTACCTGGGCCACCCTCTTCCCCACCTGGCTCTCAAAGTACGGGAGGCAGGCGTGAGCCACATCCCCGAGGACCGGCTTGCCCGGGGGCTGGTCCTGGACTTCTCCGTGCGGGAGAACGCCATCCTGGGGGACCAGCACCGGAGGCCCTTCCGGGGGTTCTTGGGGTTTTTAGATGGCGAAGCGGTGGAGACCCACGCCCGCCGCTTGGTGGAAGACTTTGACGTCCGCCCCCGCTCCACGGAACTTTCCGCACGGCGGTTCTCCGGGGGCAACCAGCAGAAGATCGTGGTGGGCCGGGAACTCCTAAGGGACCCCAGGCTCCTCATTGCCGCCCAGCCCACCCGGGGCGTGGACGTGGGGGCCATCGAGTTCATCCACCAGCGCCTGGTGGAGGCCCGGGACCGGGGCCTGGCGGTGCTCCTGGTCTCTGCCGACCTTTCCGAGGTGATCAGCCTCTCCGACCGCATCCTGGTCATGTACGAGGGGCGCATCGTGGGGGAACTCACCCCGGAAGAAGCCAAGGAAGAGCGCCTGGGCCTCCTGATGGCGGGCGTGCCCGCCTAG